A DNA window from Bacillus sp. BGMRC 2118 contains the following coding sequences:
- a CDS encoding GNAT family N-acetyltransferase: protein MSEIKKITLDEFDKSLELSQYAFQYSLSEESKQKRRESFHLHDVWGEFKGDILTSKLHLFPLSVFIGSTEVKMGGVAGVATWPEHRRGGSVARLIDHSLKTMKEKGQVLSFLHPFDIDFYRRFGWELCFSHKKYTMDRSHLQFLPGVPGTIRRLSLQNDLETINTIYEQFAWQYNGMLKRDRNWWENHVYSEGYQFAVFYNEDEKPTGYLFYKVSDKLLDVQEFFYLDGMARRGLWNFICQHDSMVDKVKVIVPEDEQLHYLLKNPKVKIEVEPYFMARIVDVESFLKQYTYESVQGRVVLHVKDDHAEWNNISIVIENGEVKTAHNQEEGLTLTIKELTAILLGAQTAQFLYRANMIIGSEEKVQLLDQLITSRPASIIDFF, encoded by the coding sequence ATGAGTGAAATAAAAAAAATTACACTTGATGAATTTGATAAAAGTTTAGAGCTTTCGCAATATGCTTTCCAATATTCATTGTCTGAGGAATCAAAACAGAAAAGACGAGAAAGCTTTCATTTACATGATGTGTGGGGAGAATTCAAAGGAGATATTTTAACGTCAAAGCTTCACCTTTTTCCATTATCAGTTTTTATTGGATCAACAGAGGTGAAGATGGGAGGCGTTGCAGGTGTTGCAACCTGGCCAGAGCATCGCCGTGGTGGAAGTGTGGCACGATTAATTGATCATTCTTTAAAAACGATGAAGGAAAAAGGTCAGGTGCTTAGCTTTCTTCATCCATTTGATATCGACTTTTATCGTAGATTTGGTTGGGAGCTGTGCTTCAGTCATAAAAAATATACAATGGATAGGTCTCACTTGCAGTTCTTACCAGGCGTCCCAGGTACGATTAGACGATTGTCCCTTCAGAATGACTTAGAAACAATCAATACAATTTATGAACAATTTGCCTGGCAGTATAATGGGATGCTGAAGCGGGATCGTAACTGGTGGGAAAACCATGTGTATTCGGAGGGATATCAGTTTGCAGTTTTCTATAATGAGGATGAAAAGCCAACAGGATATCTATTTTATAAAGTATCTGACAAACTACTAGATGTTCAAGAGTTTTTCTATTTAGACGGAATGGCAAGAAGAGGACTATGGAACTTTATATGTCAGCACGATTCAATGGTAGATAAAGTGAAAGTCATTGTACCTGAGGATGAGCAGCTTCATTACTTACTCAAGAATCCTAAAGTAAAAATTGAAGTAGAGCCTTACTTTATGGCACGTATCGTTGACGTAGAAAGCTTTTTAAAACAATATACATACGAAAGTGTTCAGGGCAGAGTAGTGCTTCATGTAAAGGATGACCATGCAGAGTGGAATAATATATCAATTGTTATCGAGAATGGTGAAGTTAAGACTGCTCATAACCAAGAGGAGGGGCTTACTCTAACAATTAAAGAATTAACAGCTATCCTGCTTGGTGCTCAAACAGCTCAGTTCTTATACAGAGCGAATATGATAATAGGCAGTGAGGAAAAGGTGCAGCTGCTTGATCAACTAATAACTAGTCGTCCTGCAAGTATTATCGACTTCTTTTAG
- a CDS encoding BCCT family transporter — protein MKETSKVFWISVVIALAFVVWGVIAPTHLGETMDTTKAFFLSQFGWFYQLAATFFIIFALFLVFSKYGKIKLGKDEDQPEFNRVTWFAMLFSAGMGIGLLFFGVSEPMSHFMNPPMGEGGTPEAAKLAMRYTFLHWGFHAWAIYATIALILAYFKFRKGLPGLMSATLYPILGDKVKGPIGITIDVIAVFATIFGVAASLGLGAQQINSGLSYLFGIPNTFPIQLIIITIVTVLFILSASTGIQKGIKYLSNANMGLAVILFIGVLFLGPTVFLLSFFVSTLGEYIQNLPSMGLRLAPFNEERSSWIQGWTIFYWAWWIAWAPFVGTFIARVSKGRTVREFVLAVLIIPSLVCAIWFSVFGGTAIHFDINFGTDIASQSLETALFYMYEQLPLTGILTIVTLVLISTFFITSADSATFVLGVQTSHGSINPNNFIKVTWGILLSLSAIVLMVSGGLNAMQTAIIVSAFPLTIILIAMCISLIKEFGKEVKSIKKLKTK, from the coding sequence ATGAAAGAAACTTCAAAGGTTTTTTGGATATCAGTTGTAATTGCATTAGCATTTGTCGTATGGGGAGTTATAGCACCTACTCATTTAGGGGAGACAATGGATACTACGAAGGCCTTTTTCTTATCACAGTTTGGTTGGTTCTACCAGTTGGCGGCTACATTTTTTATTATTTTTGCCCTATTTCTTGTATTTAGTAAGTACGGCAAAATCAAATTAGGTAAGGATGAGGATCAGCCTGAATTTAATCGAGTCACTTGGTTTGCCATGTTATTTAGTGCAGGCATGGGGATTGGATTACTGTTTTTCGGTGTTTCTGAACCCATGTCACACTTTATGAATCCACCAATGGGAGAAGGCGGAACACCTGAAGCAGCCAAATTAGCTATGAGATATACCTTTTTACATTGGGGCTTTCATGCATGGGCAATTTATGCAACAATTGCACTTATTTTAGCGTATTTTAAGTTTAGAAAAGGGCTACCCGGACTAATGAGCGCAACTTTGTACCCTATTTTAGGTGACAAGGTTAAAGGTCCTATTGGGATTACCATTGATGTTATCGCAGTATTTGCTACTATCTTTGGTGTCGCAGCATCACTTGGCCTAGGTGCACAGCAAATCAACAGTGGATTATCCTACCTATTCGGAATACCAAATACCTTCCCAATTCAGTTAATCATTATCACAATCGTTACCGTATTATTCATCCTTTCTGCCTCAACAGGAATTCAAAAAGGAATTAAATATTTAAGTAATGCAAATATGGGGTTAGCTGTCATATTATTTATAGGTGTTTTATTTTTAGGACCCACTGTTTTTTTATTAAGTTTTTTTGTTTCGACACTAGGGGAGTATATTCAAAACTTACCAAGTATGGGGTTAAGATTAGCCCCATTTAATGAGGAACGGTCCTCTTGGATCCAGGGCTGGACCATCTTCTATTGGGCATGGTGGATTGCATGGGCACCATTCGTCGGCACTTTTATTGCCAGAGTTTCAAAAGGAAGAACCGTTAGAGAATTCGTATTGGCTGTACTTATCATTCCATCACTCGTTTGTGCAATATGGTTCTCTGTATTTGGTGGGACTGCAATTCATTTTGACATTAACTTTGGCACAGATATCGCAAGTCAGAGCTTAGAAACTGCTTTATTCTATATGTACGAACAGCTGCCTCTAACTGGTATTCTTACAATAGTAACGCTAGTACTTATCTCTACCTTCTTTATAACGTCTGCAGATTCTGCAACTTTCGTTTTGGGAGTACAAACATCACACGGAAGTATCAATCCAAACAACTTCATTAAAGTTACATGGGGGATCCTATTATCCTTATCCGCAATTGTTCTAATGGTATCCGGTGGATTAAATGCCATGCAAACAGCCATTATTGTTAGTGCCTTTCCTTTAACGATCATTCTAATCGCAATGTGTATATCTCTTATTAAAGAATTTGGAAAGGAAGTTAAGTCAATAAAAAAGCTAAAAACAAAGTAA
- a CDS encoding DUF4257 domain-containing protein, protein MMELTAFNLMIVSMTGALTGFVAHLIKNDRIVLFPRRRYRPPGIDLGFLADLFTSALAALFANTYLFSPTDIGDLIGIAVMAGMAAESVLLQRELQVERSKTEELNKISKRVNT, encoded by the coding sequence ATGATGGAATTAACGGCTTTTAATCTTATGATTGTCAGTATGACAGGTGCGTTAACTGGATTTGTGGCCCATTTAATCAAAAATGACCGCATTGTTTTGTTTCCAAGAAGAAGATATCGACCTCCTGGCATTGACCTTGGTTTTTTGGCAGATCTATTTACGAGTGCTTTAGCTGCACTATTTGCCAATACGTATTTATTTTCTCCTACTGACATTGGTGATTTGATTGGTATTGCAGTAATGGCAGGTATGGCAGCGGAAAGTGTCTTACTTCAAAGAGAACTGCAGGTCGAGAGAAGCAAAACAGAGGAATTAAACAAAATTTCAAAGAGAGTCAACACATAA
- a CDS encoding GNAT family N-acetyltransferase, whose protein sequence is MITIQLINKEMSEEILQFELENRKFFSKVMGDFGDEYYNLDYMNQLLREIEEDHSKDNRHMYIIRDEENKMVGRVNLYSIVRGPLNKAEIGYRISEKHNGKKYATKAVHLMIKEAFEVYNFHRLEASTSPKNIGSQVVLIKNHFQFVGKTSKFIKVGDHWLDSIHFSLLKEEYRA, encoded by the coding sequence ATGATTACTATACAGCTAATTAATAAAGAAATGTCAGAAGAGATACTACAGTTTGAACTGGAAAATCGTAAGTTTTTCTCAAAGGTAATGGGTGACTTTGGGGATGAATATTATAATCTGGATTATATGAATCAACTTTTGAGAGAAATTGAAGAAGATCATAGTAAGGATAATAGACATATGTACATCATCCGAGATGAAGAGAATAAAATGGTGGGGAGAGTAAATCTGTACTCTATCGTAAGAGGACCATTAAACAAAGCAGAAATCGGTTATCGTATTTCAGAAAAGCATAACGGAAAGAAGTATGCGACAAAAGCGGTTCATTTAATGATCAAAGAGGCATTTGAGGTGTATAATTTTCACCGACTGGAGGCTTCCACTAGTCCTAAAAATATTGGTTCCCAAGTGGTGCTAATAAAAAATCACTTCCAATTCGTAGGGAAAACATCAAAATTTATTAAAGTAGGAGATCACTGGTTGGATAGTATACACTTCTCCTTATTAAAGGAAGAATATCGAGCGTAA
- a CDS encoding GNAT family N-acetyltransferase has translation MILKKSHLTSVEINKLTNLIKVCEEQEEIQLAVTINLSTSQNRNNEGCYDYFYCVDEELVGYLGAFAIPGVKQMEITGMVHPSFRRKGIFSSLLKEAISDLQLFKEQLLIIDYHSTSGKQFIDQCGASLSHSEFLLQYGKPVMATSPSIEMLEVREEDLSEVITIHSKAFGVSENEARGVIEQNFSSNMYNMLLAKDKGCTVGSLSILNRESYYISAFSVDPLFQGKGIGKQMLLQTVQSLGGNQSIMIEVEVNNDHALKLYQACGFVIKAGFNYYKLNTSFEKE, from the coding sequence TTGATACTAAAAAAATCTCATTTGACATCAGTGGAAATTAATAAACTCACAAATTTAATTAAAGTATGTGAAGAACAGGAAGAAATTCAATTAGCCGTCACAATAAACCTATCAACTTCTCAAAACAGAAATAACGAGGGTTGTTATGATTACTTTTATTGTGTTGATGAAGAGTTAGTAGGATATCTCGGGGCATTTGCCATACCAGGTGTAAAGCAAATGGAGATAACGGGAATGGTACACCCATCATTTCGTCGCAAAGGAATCTTCTCCTCTTTGTTAAAAGAGGCTATTAGTGATCTTCAGTTATTTAAGGAACAGTTACTCATTATTGACTATCATTCAACATCTGGTAAGCAGTTTATTGATCAATGTGGGGCAAGTCTGAGCCACTCAGAATTTTTACTTCAATATGGTAAACCTGTAATGGCTACATCACCAAGTATTGAAATGCTTGAAGTAAGAGAGGAAGATTTATCAGAGGTCATCACCATTCATTCAAAGGCTTTTGGAGTGAGTGAGAATGAAGCAAGAGGAGTTATTGAACAGAATTTTTCTTCTAATATGTACAACATGCTGTTAGCAAAAGATAAAGGTTGTACGGTGGGTAGCTTATCCATCCTAAATAGAGAGAGCTACTATATCTCAGCATTTTCTGTAGATCCTCTATTCCAAGGAAAGGGTATTGGAAAACAAATGTTACTTCAGACTGTTCAATCTCTAGGGGGAAATCAGTCCATCATGATCGAAGTAGAAGTAAATAATGACCATGCACTAAAATTATATCAAGCCTGTGGATTTGTAATTAAAGCTGGATTTAATTACTATAAATTAAATACCTCATTTGAAAAGGAGTAA
- the nfsA gene encoding oxygen-insensitive NADPH nitroreductase, translating into MNPVIETIVNHRSIRDFEDKQLSDDQIMSIVNCAQAGSTSSFIQAYSIIGVNDVEKKKKLAQLAGNQSYVEKNGHFFVFCADLHRHDVIAELEGADLEPSLESTEKFMVSLIDATIAAQNAALAAESMGLGICYIGGIRNNLEAVCDVLQTPKHVVPLFGLAVGYPKTNTGQKPRLPFANVYHENVYQQDRELYKNQLEQYNETISEYYQERTKGARKDSWTGQMSNMLKEPKRMYMKQFVEGKGLNKK; encoded by the coding sequence ATGAATCCAGTTATTGAAACAATAGTAAACCATCGTTCCATTCGAGACTTTGAGGATAAACAGCTATCTGACGATCAAATTATGTCGATCGTAAATTGTGCACAAGCTGGATCAACCTCAAGTTTCATCCAGGCTTACAGCATAATTGGTGTAAATGATGTGGAAAAGAAAAAGAAGCTGGCGCAATTAGCTGGAAATCAGTCATATGTTGAAAAAAATGGCCACTTTTTTGTATTTTGTGCAGACTTACATCGTCATGATGTTATAGCTGAATTGGAAGGGGCTGACTTAGAACCCTCTTTAGAAAGTACAGAGAAGTTCATGGTTAGTTTAATAGATGCTACAATTGCTGCTCAAAATGCTGCTTTAGCTGCCGAATCAATGGGATTAGGGATCTGTTACATTGGAGGAATTCGGAATAACTTAGAAGCAGTGTGTGACGTATTGCAAACACCCAAACATGTAGTGCCGTTATTTGGATTAGCTGTAGGCTATCCTAAAACGAATACAGGCCAAAAACCAAGGCTGCCCTTTGCAAACGTCTATCATGAAAATGTCTACCAACAAGACCGTGAGTTATACAAAAATCAGCTAGAACAATATAATGAAACGATTTCTGAATATTACCAAGAACGGACAAAAGGTGCTCGTAAAGATTCATGGACAGGCCAAATGTCAAATATGTTAAAAGAGCCTAAGAGAATGTATATGAAACAGTTTGTAGAAGGAAAAGGATTAAATAAAAAGTAA
- a CDS encoding alpha-glucosidase, translating into MNKVWWKEAVAYQIYPRSFMDSNGDGIGDIKGVISKLDYIKGLGIDVIWICPIFKSPNSDNGYDISDYQDIMDDFGTMEDFDELLSEVHKRGMKLILDLVVNHTSDEHPWFIESRSSKDNPKRDWYIWRDGKDGKEPSNWESIFSGSAWEYDEKTEQYYLHVFAIKQPDLNWENKEVRDAVYEMINWWLDKGIDGFRVDAISHIKKKEGFPDMPNPKNLDYVSSFDGHMNQEGIQEFLEELKEQTFARYDIMTVGEANGVKLEQADEWVGEKNGKFNMIFQFEHLGLWDKGDNGDVDLIQLKKTLTKWQKGLEDKGWNALFLENHDQPRSVSTWGNDKEYLTESAKALATMYFFMQGTPFIYQGEEIGMTNVRFETIGEYDDVGMKNYYAIETKKGRSHEEIMDIIWRSGRDNSRTPMQWNDSVNGGFTTGKPWLGVNENYKTINVMAQEQDTNSILNFYKSMIKLRKNEEVFVYGNYDLLLENDENIYAYTRTLGSDVALVISNISSEETEYAYEKLPVSSEKLVLKNYDVEDHKDLTSFVMKPWETRVYVLK; encoded by the coding sequence TTGAATAAGGTTTGGTGGAAAGAAGCAGTAGCTTATCAAATATATCCTCGTAGTTTTATGGACTCTAATGGAGATGGGATAGGAGATATTAAAGGGGTTATTTCCAAGTTGGATTATATAAAAGGACTTGGTATTGACGTCATTTGGATTTGTCCAATCTTCAAATCTCCAAATAGTGATAATGGTTATGATATTAGCGATTATCAAGATATCATGGATGATTTTGGAACAATGGAAGACTTTGATGAATTACTATCAGAAGTACATAAAAGAGGAATGAAACTAATATTAGATTTAGTTGTGAACCATACAAGTGATGAACATCCTTGGTTTATAGAGTCTCGTTCATCAAAGGATAACCCGAAGCGTGACTGGTACATCTGGAGAGATGGAAAAGACGGCAAAGAGCCTAGCAACTGGGAAAGTATCTTCAGCGGTTCAGCATGGGAGTATGATGAAAAGACAGAACAGTATTATTTACATGTGTTCGCAATCAAGCAGCCTGACCTAAATTGGGAAAATAAAGAAGTAAGAGATGCAGTATATGAAATGATTAATTGGTGGTTAGATAAAGGAATAGATGGCTTCCGTGTGGATGCAATTTCTCATATAAAGAAAAAAGAAGGATTCCCTGATATGCCGAATCCCAAAAACTTAGATTATGTATCTTCCTTTGACGGTCATATGAACCAAGAAGGAATTCAGGAGTTTTTAGAAGAGTTAAAAGAGCAAACGTTTGCACGCTACGACATTATGACAGTTGGAGAAGCAAATGGTGTAAAGCTGGAGCAGGCTGATGAATGGGTAGGCGAGAAGAACGGGAAGTTCAATATGATTTTTCAGTTTGAGCACCTGGGTCTATGGGATAAAGGTGACAACGGTGACGTTGACCTAATCCAACTGAAGAAAACATTAACAAAGTGGCAAAAAGGGCTCGAAGATAAAGGCTGGAATGCACTGTTCCTAGAGAATCATGACCAACCAAGGTCAGTATCTACTTGGGGAAATGATAAAGAATATTTAACTGAAAGTGCAAAAGCACTGGCAACGATGTACTTTTTTATGCAAGGTACACCATTTATTTATCAAGGTGAAGAAATCGGAATGACAAATGTCCGCTTTGAAACGATTGGTGAGTATGATGACGTTGGAATGAAGAATTACTATGCGATCGAAACAAAAAAAGGTAGATCTCATGAAGAAATCATGGACATAATTTGGAGAAGCGGGCGTGATAATTCACGTACGCCGATGCAATGGAATGACAGTGTAAATGGTGGATTCACCACTGGTAAACCATGGTTGGGAGTAAATGAAAACTATAAAACAATAAATGTAATGGCGCAGGAGCAAGATACTAATTCAATTTTGAATTTTTATAAATCAATGATCAAGCTTCGCAAAAATGAAGAGGTATTTGTATATGGAAATTATGATTTATTGTTAGAAAATGACGAAAATATCTATGCCTATACAAGAACACTTGGATCAGATGTTGCCTTAGTAATTAGTAATATTAGCAGTGAAGAGACAGAATACGCTTATGAAAAGCTACCAGTTTCAAGCGAAAAGTTAGTACTGAAAAATTATGATGTAGAGGATCATAAAGACCTTACATCATTTGTAATGAAGCCTTGGGAAACAAGAGTTTATGTCCTAAAGTAA
- a CDS encoding DUF975 family protein: MRIGEVKSQARAALRGKWGLAVGTAFLIGLIANVVPSLVEVFLGGGFGNYINQEETTVAGSIGSLIASILLIPLGIGLYWFFLRLVRDENPTLGSVFEVYADLKVSLKLIVTSIVVGIFVFLWSLLLIIPGIIKGLAYSQAFYILKDKPEYGTLQAITESRKLMDGYKWKYFLLQLSFIGWILLSILTLGIGLLWVIPYMNASYAAFYQNLVNTNNPVIEE, translated from the coding sequence ATGAGGATTGGAGAAGTTAAGTCACAAGCAAGAGCCGCGTTACGTGGTAAATGGGGTCTGGCAGTAGGAACTGCATTTTTAATTGGACTTATTGCAAATGTTGTACCTAGTTTAGTAGAAGTCTTTTTGGGTGGTGGATTTGGTAACTATATTAACCAAGAAGAAACTACTGTTGCTGGTTCAATTGGCAGCTTGATAGCGTCCATACTATTAATTCCACTTGGTATTGGACTGTACTGGTTTTTCTTACGTCTAGTAAGAGACGAGAACCCAACACTTGGTTCAGTATTTGAAGTTTATGCAGATCTGAAGGTTAGTCTTAAGTTAATTGTAACGAGTATTGTAGTTGGAATATTTGTATTCTTATGGTCATTATTATTAATCATCCCAGGTATTATCAAAGGTTTGGCTTACTCACAGGCATTTTATATTTTAAAGGATAAGCCAGAGTATGGTACGCTACAAGCCATTACAGAAAGTAGAAAGCTGATGGACGGCTATAAGTGGAAGTATTTCCTTTTACAATTAAGCTTTATCGGTTGGATTTTATTATCCATCTTAACACTTGGAATTGGACTTCTATGGGTCATTCCATACATGAATGCTTCATATGCAGCATTTTATCAAAACCTGGTGAATACAAATAATCCTGTCATAGAAGAATAA
- a CDS encoding amidohydrolase family protein, translating to MTSTNPAKQLNVYNRKGGITIGKDADLVFLNQEHEVFMTFCKGQLAYKIK from the coding sequence ATGACATCAACGAATCCAGCCAAGCAACTAAATGTGTATAACAGAAAAGGAGGCATCACCATAGGTAAAGATGCAGATTTAGTTTTCTTAAATCAAGAGCATGAAGTGTTCATGACATTTTGCAAAGGACAACTTGCCTATAAAATCAAATAA
- a CDS encoding peroxiredoxin, translating to MPKGATVTKTLNVGDKAPNFTLKAHGNREVSLSDYLGKQNVFIAFYPLDWTPVUGAQMPSYEDALEDFEGLNTQVLGISVDSVPSHEAWQKSIGGISYPLLSDFYPQGAVTDAYGVRHENGMSERALFIIDKEGIIQFIDVHPISELPENDEIFNELAKLENR from the coding sequence ATGCCAAAAGGAGCAACAGTTACAAAAACGCTCAATGTCGGTGATAAAGCACCAAACTTTACACTAAAAGCTCACGGCAACCGCGAAGTTAGTCTATCAGATTACCTTGGCAAACAGAATGTATTCATTGCATTCTATCCTTTAGATTGGACACCTGTCTGAGGCGCGCAAATGCCTTCTTACGAGGATGCTCTCGAAGATTTTGAAGGCTTAAATACCCAAGTTTTGGGTATTAGTGTAGACAGTGTACCTAGCCATGAAGCATGGCAAAAATCTATTGGTGGTATCTCATACCCATTATTATCTGACTTCTACCCACAAGGTGCAGTTACAGATGCTTATGGTGTTCGACATGAGAACGGTATGTCAGAACGTGCGCTATTTATTATTGATAAAGAAGGAATTATCCAATTTATCGATGTTCACCCAATTAGCGAACTACCTGAAAATGATGAAATTTTCAATGAGCTTGCAAAGCTTGAAAATAGATAA
- a CDS encoding pyridine nucleotide-disulfide oxidoreductase, translating to MANIILYSSTGCPYCEKMKNEFKEWGFEYEERNVTENPQFFEDLHEQGIFSTPVAFIDGEAFIGYRPNKMKKALGVTGEGVAKAPTTTTEAKEEELFQEPSKEIFEEVYDFVTIGGGPAGASAAVYAARARLKTLIIDKSPTSGTLAITHKIANYPGVPGEVTGQELLHKMHIQAKDFGTTMIRSNVLNVDFSNEDIKLLELPEGTIKAKSVFIAVGAKAPGSKIKGEEEFTGRGVSYCSTCDAAFFKDRIVAVVGDTDEAVHEALALSKFAKEVNLLVPTNKLKGETSADELKSVENITVLWNHRLKEIQGDKKVERIVVRDADKNEITWEIDGVFLYLAGLKPGTDFLKDAVERDEEGYVNVDETLRTSVDGVFAGGDARRTPIKQAVISAADGCIAALGADQHVNKRKKMKAQYS from the coding sequence ATGGCTAACATTATTTTATATAGTAGTACAGGTTGTCCTTACTGTGAGAAAATGAAAAATGAATTTAAAGAATGGGGATTTGAGTATGAGGAGCGCAACGTAACTGAAAACCCTCAATTTTTTGAAGATCTCCATGAGCAAGGTATTTTTTCAACTCCTGTTGCTTTTATTGATGGGGAAGCTTTTATTGGCTATCGTCCTAATAAGATGAAAAAGGCTTTAGGTGTAACAGGTGAAGGTGTTGCCAAGGCACCAACGACTACAACAGAAGCAAAGGAAGAAGAATTATTCCAAGAACCTTCAAAAGAAATCTTTGAAGAAGTCTATGATTTTGTTACAATTGGTGGTGGACCTGCTGGTGCATCCGCTGCGGTTTATGCTGCACGTGCACGATTAAAAACATTAATCATTGATAAGTCTCCAACTTCCGGTACATTGGCAATCACACATAAGATTGCTAACTATCCTGGAGTTCCTGGTGAAGTAACAGGACAAGAGCTACTTCATAAAATGCACATTCAAGCAAAAGACTTCGGAACGACAATGATTCGATCTAATGTATTGAATGTTGATTTCTCAAATGAAGACATCAAGCTTCTAGAACTTCCGGAAGGAACGATTAAAGCGAAGAGTGTATTCATTGCTGTTGGAGCAAAAGCACCAGGTAGCAAGATTAAAGGTGAAGAAGAATTTACAGGCAGAGGTGTAAGCTATTGCTCTACTTGTGACGCTGCATTCTTTAAAGATCGCATTGTAGCTGTAGTAGGAGATACAGATGAAGCCGTTCATGAAGCTCTTGCACTTTCTAAATTTGCAAAAGAAGTAAATTTATTAGTTCCTACTAATAAGCTAAAAGGTGAAACAAGTGCAGATGAACTAAAGTCTGTTGAAAACATCACAGTTCTTTGGAATCATCGCTTAAAAGAAATCCAAGGTGACAAAAAGGTGGAACGAATTGTTGTTCGTGATGCTGATAAAAATGAAATCACTTGGGAAATTGATGGTGTATTCTTATACCTAGCAGGTTTAAAGCCGGGTACTGATTTCCTTAAGGATGCTGTAGAACGTGATGAAGAAGGCTATGTAAACGTAGACGAAACATTACGCACAAGCGTTGATGGTGTTTTTGCTGGAGGAGATGCAAGACGAACTCCAATTAAACAGGCCGTTATTTCTGCTGCTGATGGTTGTATTGCCGCTCTTGGAGCAGATCAGCATGTAAATAAGAGAAAGAAAATGAAAGCTCAGTATAGTTAA
- a CDS encoding GGDEF domain-containing protein, with protein MQNQKLKLYHYSYCTIFALAFLYFYEPVSANGWWVIITFSLVAAVYDLRPIVLHSGDNLTLATPLLFTAGVLYGVSTIFLINVIVTFLLIIYVPKKWFIHIFNGVQYTISGTIGLWVYQLIESSLSFEWDKLVAFIGFSVVYYVFNVLLLSTFIHLEGGRPYKDLLPIFMEKKTIILYFTTLAIGLLMVTVVENEGLIGFLVFCLILFGLTLTYRSFYSMFDHFKSLSEKDELTKLYNHRYFQESLEKSIQQGKKVSLLLIDLDHFKIYNDTFGHPKGDVLLREVSSIIKRSIPETAIASRYGGEEFTVILPDDVEKKSAVAIAERIRLAVASHQFEGSEQMPYKCITVSIGISVYPEMARTREGLIDLADQALYTSKNTRNTVSY; from the coding sequence GTGCAGAACCAAAAGCTGAAGTTATATCATTATAGTTACTGTACAATCTTTGCTCTCGCGTTTCTTTATTTCTATGAACCGGTTAGTGCTAATGGTTGGTGGGTCATTATCACCTTTTCTCTCGTAGCTGCTGTTTATGATTTACGTCCCATTGTCTTGCACTCGGGAGATAATTTGACACTCGCTACACCGTTATTGTTTACTGCAGGAGTACTATATGGTGTATCCACAATATTCCTCATTAATGTAATTGTTACATTTCTTCTCATCATCTATGTCCCAAAAAAATGGTTTATTCATATATTCAACGGAGTACAATATACAATCTCAGGTACAATTGGATTATGGGTATATCAACTAATTGAATCTAGTTTATCTTTTGAATGGGACAAGCTTGTCGCATTTATAGGATTCTCCGTTGTTTATTACGTCTTTAATGTGCTTCTTCTTTCAACTTTCATCCATCTTGAAGGAGGTAGACCTTATAAGGATTTACTGCCGATATTTATGGAGAAAAAGACGATTATCCTATATTTCACTACATTAGCGATTGGTCTGCTCATGGTGACTGTAGTAGAGAATGAGGGATTAATAGGGTTTTTAGTCTTTTGTTTAATTTTATTTGGACTTACATTGACCTACCGCAGTTTTTATTCTATGTTCGATCATTTTAAATCTCTTTCGGAGAAGGATGAATTAACAAAGCTATATAATCACCGATATTTCCAAGAAAGTCTTGAGAAATCCATTCAGCAAGGTAAGAAGGTTTCGTTGTTACTCATAGACTTGGATCATTTTAAGATATATAACGATACATTTGGTCATCCAAAAGGAGACGTGTTGCTGCGAGAAGTTTCATCCATTATTAAGAGAAGCATTCCCGAAACAGCCATTGCAAGTCGCTATGGAGGAGAGGAATTTACTGTCATACTTCCAGATGATGTTGAAAAGAAAAGTGCTGTAGCCATCGCAGAAAGAATCCGCTTAGCAGTCGCAAGTCACCAGTTTGAAGGTAGTGAGCAGATGCCATATAAATGTATTACGGTATCGATTGGCATTTCAGTCTATCCAGAGATGGCGAGAACGAGAGAAGGCTTAATTGATCTAGCTGATCAGGCATTATATACAAGTAAAAATACTCGAAATACAGTAAGTTATTAG